From one Trueperella pyogenes genomic stretch:
- a CDS encoding DUF5692 family protein, which produces MDSLFLWEIGSPIVYVTWIVVFIAQVAIAEIHRRWNWTIFALWTVGGVLAIPWAIKNAIPIVGWFPFGKFVIMVATATMTGFLLWYGKRNPLKAHRYAIWFGVALWLGLALNIMEANVRDITIFMEADAYYACAADPACLQAINDGSARDMLGGLPEARDITAPLHSPEWYQALAANFAAAHVGIDPATGFRTIGGYWNILSAVAGLLNIITITGLGKIMITSHGKRGTTGKHKVRGLIWVDMIWPWVIAYDLWNHAFLYNSLADYTWYCTLALLLACTIPAFTWARGQWIWFRCFTLMFWIAVNNLLAEIFVPPGKMHNFATMDPFANEVCAWAALISNVALFAYWIYKMVKTGRHPLRDGLYHEHREFRQIVIDNFDDADKYFLVDTIKETPAQLKFEPQSPVPPADGWVGWMPWWKTDKRYPKPRTPLSADPYLVKKGIASEKGIHKEGE; this is translated from the coding sequence GTGGATTCTCTCTTCCTTTGGGAAATTGGAAGTCCAATTGTGTATGTCACGTGGATCGTCGTCTTCATCGCCCAGGTGGCGATCGCTGAGATTCATCGCAGGTGGAACTGGACGATATTTGCTCTGTGGACGGTGGGCGGTGTGCTCGCGATTCCGTGGGCCATCAAGAATGCCATCCCGATTGTGGGGTGGTTCCCGTTCGGCAAGTTCGTCATTATGGTTGCTACCGCGACGATGACGGGCTTCTTGTTATGGTATGGCAAGCGCAATCCACTTAAGGCTCACCGTTACGCGATCTGGTTCGGGGTGGCGCTCTGGCTCGGTTTGGCTTTGAACATCATGGAGGCCAACGTCCGCGACATTACGATTTTCATGGAGGCTGATGCTTACTACGCGTGCGCAGCCGATCCGGCCTGCCTGCAGGCGATTAACGACGGCTCGGCCCGCGACATGTTGGGCGGCCTGCCCGAGGCACGGGACATCACGGCACCCCTGCATAGCCCGGAGTGGTACCAGGCACTGGCAGCGAATTTTGCGGCTGCGCATGTGGGCATCGATCCGGCCACGGGGTTCCGTACCATCGGCGGATACTGGAACATCTTGTCCGCCGTTGCGGGGCTGCTGAACATTATCACGATCACGGGTCTGGGCAAGATCATGATCACTTCCCACGGCAAGAGGGGCACCACAGGCAAGCACAAGGTGCGCGGTCTGATCTGGGTGGACATGATCTGGCCATGGGTCATCGCCTACGACCTGTGGAATCATGCTTTCCTCTACAACTCGTTGGCCGACTACACCTGGTACTGCACGCTGGCTCTTCTTCTAGCGTGTACGATCCCGGCCTTCACCTGGGCGCGCGGCCAGTGGATATGGTTCCGGTGCTTCACCTTAATGTTCTGGATCGCGGTGAACAATCTGCTGGCGGAGATTTTCGTTCCGCCGGGGAAGATGCACAATTTCGCCACGATGGATCCTTTCGCGAACGAAGTGTGTGCGTGGGCGGCTCTCATCTCAAATGTGGCGCTGTTCGCCTACTGGATTTACAAGATGGTCAAGACTGGGCGGCACCCGCTCCGCGACGGCCTTTACCACGAGCACCGCGAATTCAGGCAGATCGTCATCGATAATTTTGACGACGCCGACAAGTACTTCCTCGTCGACACGATCAAGGAAACTCCTGCACAACTCAAATTTGAGCCGCAATCGCCCGTGCCTCCTGCTGACGGCTGGGTAGGCTGGATGCCGTGGTGGAAGACGGATAAGCGGTATCCAAAACCGCGGACGCCGCTGTCGGCTGATCCATATTTGGTCAAGAAGGGGATTGCCAGCGAGAAGGGAATCCATAAGGAAGGGGAGTAG
- a CDS encoding LutC/YkgG family protein: MSAKDVIFDRIRKAGPIPVPEIPRDYRFGTDAAHADVVDEMEEALIDYTAVVKRVGPDGIEAAIDEFLADCQTVVIPEGLPAEWAKAAGKGREVRVDAPALSKTELDHTDAVVTASRVAVANSGTIMLDGQPDQGRRAISLVPDTHVVILEADAIKATLPEAVAVLGENPGRPTTWIAGPSATSDIELVRVDGVHGPRNLRVIIVER; this comes from the coding sequence ATGAGCGCCAAGGACGTCATCTTTGATCGCATCCGCAAGGCCGGGCCCATCCCAGTGCCCGAGATCCCGCGCGACTACCGCTTCGGCACCGACGCCGCGCACGCCGACGTCGTCGACGAGATGGAAGAGGCCCTCATCGACTACACTGCCGTGGTCAAGCGCGTGGGCCCGGACGGCATCGAGGCGGCAATCGACGAATTCCTTGCCGATTGCCAGACCGTTGTCATCCCCGAGGGGCTGCCTGCAGAGTGGGCAAAGGCCGCCGGCAAGGGGCGCGAAGTCCGCGTGGACGCACCCGCGCTTTCGAAGACCGAGCTCGATCACACCGACGCCGTCGTCACCGCTTCGCGCGTGGCCGTGGCCAACTCGGGCACGATTATGCTTGATGGCCAACCAGATCAAGGCCGCCGCGCAATCTCACTCGTACCGGACACGCACGTGGTGATCCTCGAAGCGGACGCCATTAAAGCCACATTGCCCGAGGCCGTGGCGGTACTCGGCGAGAACCCAGGCCGACCAACCACCTGGATCGCAGGGCCGTCGGCGACCTCGGACATCGAGCTCGTGCGCGTCGACGGCGTGCACGGGCCGCGCAACCTCCGCGTCATCATCGTGGAGCGTTAA
- a CDS encoding LutB/LldF family L-lactate oxidation iron-sulfur protein, whose protein sequence is MLKINELASKLGINPADWAEQDRAEQELGWVPGHPAPSDPLRWGKTFKQGSEETLRNTQMRRNLGYATGKIRTKRNTRVEEMPDWEALRESASNIKRNVAANWIELLEQFEANVTANGGIVHWARDAAEANQIVYELVKAKNVDEVVKVKSMATQEINLNEYLGERGIQAWETDLAEMIVQLSEDMPSHIVVPAIHRNRAEVKAIFEARMEDAPALTHEPRVLAMAARAHLRKKFLSAKVAISGANIGVAETGTVAIYESEGNGRMCLTLPETLITVMGIEKLVPSYQDIEVFSQLLPRSATGERMNPYTSFWTGVTEGDGPQEFHIILMDNGRTNVLQDPVGREALKCIRCAACMNICPVYRVTGGHAYNSVYPGPIGAILTPQLLGATDHKDTAATLPFASTLCGACYDVCPVKINIPDILVHLRHKYTEANRGGIPDRWDIAMKASTKFMGSGKGMSVAGKAVKAGRVVAGKDRKIGYLPFPVAKDWTRARDVPAPPAQSFRDWWKDNNEGGAR, encoded by the coding sequence ATGTTAAAGATCAACGAACTGGCCTCCAAACTCGGCATTAATCCGGCAGACTGGGCGGAGCAAGATCGCGCCGAGCAAGAGCTCGGCTGGGTTCCGGGTCATCCCGCCCCGAGCGACCCGCTCCGCTGGGGCAAGACATTCAAGCAAGGTTCCGAAGAGACCCTGCGCAACACCCAGATGCGCCGCAACCTCGGGTACGCCACTGGAAAGATCCGTACCAAGCGCAACACTCGTGTTGAGGAAATGCCCGACTGGGAGGCGCTGCGCGAATCGGCGTCGAACATCAAGCGCAACGTAGCAGCGAATTGGATCGAATTGCTCGAACAGTTCGAAGCCAACGTCACTGCTAACGGCGGCATTGTCCACTGGGCACGCGACGCCGCGGAAGCCAACCAGATCGTCTACGAGCTGGTCAAGGCCAAGAACGTGGACGAAGTCGTCAAAGTAAAGTCCATGGCTACCCAAGAGATCAATCTCAACGAGTACCTTGGCGAACGCGGGATCCAGGCCTGGGAAACCGACCTGGCCGAGATGATCGTCCAGCTGTCCGAAGACATGCCCTCCCACATCGTGGTTCCGGCTATCCACCGCAATCGCGCCGAGGTCAAGGCCATCTTTGAGGCGCGTATGGAGGATGCCCCCGCACTCACCCATGAGCCGCGCGTGCTTGCCATGGCCGCCCGCGCCCACCTGCGCAAGAAGTTCCTCTCCGCAAAGGTGGCTATCTCGGGAGCGAATATCGGTGTGGCCGAGACGGGCACCGTGGCCATCTACGAGTCGGAGGGCAATGGTCGTATGTGCCTGACCCTGCCCGAGACCCTCATCACGGTCATGGGCATCGAAAAGCTCGTCCCGAGCTACCAAGACATCGAGGTGTTCTCCCAGCTCCTGCCCCGCTCAGCTACTGGCGAGCGGATGAACCCCTACACCTCGTTCTGGACCGGCGTGACTGAAGGCGACGGCCCCCAGGAGTTCCACATCATCCTCATGGACAACGGGCGCACCAACGTCTTGCAGGATCCTGTCGGACGCGAGGCGCTCAAGTGCATCCGCTGCGCGGCATGCATGAACATCTGCCCGGTCTACCGTGTGACAGGCGGGCACGCCTATAACTCGGTCTACCCCGGCCCAATCGGAGCGATACTCACCCCACAGCTCCTCGGCGCCACCGATCACAAAGACACCGCCGCCACGCTTCCCTTCGCCTCAACGCTCTGTGGGGCCTGCTACGACGTGTGCCCGGTCAAGATCAACATCCCCGACATCCTTGTCCACCTGCGCCACAAGTACACCGAGGCCAACCGCGGGGGTATCCCGGATCGTTGGGACATCGCCATGAAGGCGTCGACCAAGTTCATGGGCTCTGGCAAGGGCATGAGTGTCGCTGGCAAGGCCGTCAAGGCCGGCCGCGTCGTCGCCGGCAAGGATCGAAAGATCGGATACTTGCCTTTCCCCGTAGCTAAAGACTGGACCCGCGCCCGCGATGTCCCAGCCCCTCCTGCGCAGTCATTCCGTGACTGGTGGAAGGACAACAACGAAGGAGGTGCGCGATGA
- a CDS encoding (Fe-S)-binding protein: MRIALFSTCLNDAMFPQAAQATVHLLRRLGHEVFFPEDQACCGQMHVNTGYYPEALPLIKNHVRTFAPALDGEWDAIVAPSGSCTGSIRTQQSMVARELGHNDLAIKADKLAKMTYDLPELLVDVLGLTDVGAYFPHRVTYHTTCHSLRVTKVGDRPLRLIQAVEGIDYVPLPDANVCCGFGGTFSVKNPDVSSAMLADKMANIKSTGAEIVVAGDYSCLMNIAGGLSRTRSGIRAMHLAEVLAGSQDDPFIAPSTTTKVGA, from the coding sequence ATGAGAATCGCGCTCTTCTCGACCTGTTTGAACGACGCCATGTTCCCACAGGCAGCGCAAGCTACGGTGCATCTCCTGCGTCGCCTCGGCCACGAAGTCTTCTTCCCCGAAGACCAAGCGTGCTGTGGCCAGATGCATGTCAACACCGGCTATTACCCCGAGGCCCTGCCCCTCATCAAGAATCACGTGCGCACCTTCGCTCCCGCGCTCGACGGCGAATGGGACGCGATCGTTGCCCCCTCTGGCTCGTGCACAGGTTCCATCCGCACCCAGCAAAGCATGGTCGCCCGCGAATTGGGCCACAACGACCTCGCAATCAAGGCCGACAAGCTCGCCAAGATGACCTACGATTTACCCGAGCTCCTCGTCGACGTGCTGGGGCTGACCGACGTCGGGGCGTACTTCCCCCACCGCGTCACCTACCACACCACCTGCCACTCCCTGCGCGTGACCAAGGTCGGTGACAGGCCGCTCCGGCTCATCCAAGCCGTGGAGGGTATCGACTACGTCCCACTCCCCGACGCCAACGTCTGCTGCGGCTTCGGCGGCACCTTCTCGGTGAAGAACCCGGATGTCTCCTCGGCGATGCTGGCCGACAAGATGGCCAACATCAAGTCCACCGGCGCAGAGATCGTCGTCGCCGGTGATTACTCGTGCCTGATGAACATCGCCGGCGGCCTATCGCGCACCCGTTCCGGCATCCGCGCCATGCACCTGGCTGAAGTGCTCGCCGGCAGCCAAGATGACCCGTTTATCGCCCCGTCCACAACCACGAAGGTAGGCGCCTGA
- a CDS encoding L-lactate permease: MIAFAFFQPSTTAVGGSTLLTALVSLLPLVFFFVALGVFSIPTHWCAMGALVVALIVATLGFDMPIAMAGLSALEGAAFGLIPIIYIVVMAVWLYNLTDRSGRASDVQAVFSAVGKGDMRIQGLLIGYAFCGLLEGLAGFGAPVAIACTMMWALGLPPIRAALAVMVGNALNVGFGAMAIPVTTVAKLGGDDPVLVGATMGRITPLLLLIVPFLMLFIMDGWRGVKDGWLAAIVAWLGMGVGVFLTSGYLSYELTAVVGSLLSFAALAALLRFWSPTTPSEFRSPAATEALSASRVTLGLLPYWLVVIVFAVAKLWRLGVDVPAALASTDIRFVWPGLAGVLGVNGEQNGSVVFTLPWLSSPGTMLLLTGIVVAIVYSRYSGRFALPFAAGMRTLLDTIVNLRIAILTICLVMALAYVMNFSGQTVAIGAWLAGTGAAFAFLSPVLGGIGTAVTGSATSAGALFGNLQATAAQAADLPTRLLLGVNEIGGGIGKIVSPQNLAIAAGAVKSEGSESEILRKAAPYSIGLIVLLGLITVLASNGILGFLIA, from the coding sequence ATGATCGCGTTCGCGTTTTTTCAGCCCTCCACCACGGCAGTGGGAGGATCCACTCTTCTGACAGCGCTCGTCAGCTTGCTGCCTTTGGTGTTCTTCTTTGTCGCACTCGGCGTGTTTTCGATCCCCACGCATTGGTGTGCGATGGGTGCGCTGGTGGTTGCGCTCATCGTGGCAACACTCGGTTTCGACATGCCCATCGCGATGGCCGGCTTGTCCGCCCTCGAAGGCGCCGCATTCGGCTTGATCCCTATCATCTACATCGTCGTGATGGCGGTATGGCTCTACAACCTCACCGACCGCTCCGGCCGCGCTAGCGACGTCCAGGCCGTCTTTTCCGCCGTCGGCAAGGGAGACATGCGCATCCAGGGCCTCCTTATCGGCTACGCGTTTTGTGGCCTGCTCGAGGGCCTGGCGGGCTTCGGCGCCCCGGTGGCAATCGCCTGCACGATGATGTGGGCGCTTGGCCTTCCTCCGATCCGGGCGGCCCTCGCCGTCATGGTGGGCAACGCCCTCAACGTCGGATTCGGCGCGATGGCCATCCCGGTCACCACTGTAGCCAAGCTGGGTGGCGACGACCCAGTACTCGTCGGCGCCACCATGGGTCGCATCACCCCGCTGCTCCTGCTCATCGTCCCCTTCCTCATGCTGTTCATCATGGATGGCTGGCGTGGCGTCAAGGACGGCTGGCTCGCCGCAATTGTCGCCTGGCTCGGCATGGGTGTGGGTGTCTTCCTCACTTCGGGTTACCTGTCCTACGAGCTGACTGCCGTGGTCGGTTCCCTTCTTTCCTTCGCCGCATTGGCAGCGCTGCTGCGTTTCTGGAGTCCCACGACGCCGTCCGAGTTCCGTTCTCCTGCTGCTACCGAAGCGCTCTCCGCCAGCCGCGTCACGCTCGGACTCCTGCCGTACTGGCTGGTTGTGATTGTCTTCGCCGTGGCCAAGCTGTGGCGGCTCGGAGTCGATGTCCCAGCCGCGCTCGCTTCGACGGATATCCGGTTTGTGTGGCCAGGCTTGGCGGGCGTGCTGGGCGTGAACGGCGAACAGAACGGGTCGGTAGTCTTCACCCTCCCCTGGTTGTCCTCACCAGGAACGATGCTTCTGCTTACCGGCATCGTGGTGGCCATCGTTTACTCCCGCTACTCGGGCCGCTTCGCTCTTCCCTTTGCCGCCGGGATGCGCACGCTACTTGACACCATCGTCAACCTCCGCATCGCGATCCTCACTATTTGCCTGGTGATGGCACTGGCCTACGTCATGAACTTCTCTGGTCAGACGGTCGCCATCGGTGCCTGGTTAGCCGGAACCGGCGCTGCTTTCGCCTTCCTTTCGCCGGTTCTGGGCGGCATCGGTACCGCTGTCACGGGTTCGGCTACCTCGGCAGGCGCGCTCTTCGGCAACCTCCAGGCCACCGCCGCCCAGGCGGCCGACCTGCCCACCCGCCTGCTGCTCGGCGTCAACGAAATCGGCGGCGGCATCGGCAAGATTGTCAGCCCGCAAAATCTGGCCATCGCAGCTGGCGCGGTCAAGTCAGAAGGTTCCGAGTCGGAGATCCTGCGCAAGGCAGCGCCCTACTCTATCGGCCTCATCGTCCTCCTGGGCCTCATCACGGTCCTTGCCTCCAACGGAATCCTCGGGTTCCTCATCGCATAA